A DNA window from Deinococcus sedimenti contains the following coding sequences:
- the crcB gene encoding fluoride efflux transporter CrcB codes for MAGGAVGAAARYGTQLLLAPLALRAAFPVPVLLINVAGSFLLGLTLALVGRGVWPDAARLAFGTGVLGAFTTFSTFSVELDDLLAHGRGGAALLYATLSVTLGILAAVAGRTLGGRL; via the coding sequence ATGGCAGGCGGCGCCGTGGGGGCCGCCGCGCGCTACGGCACGCAGCTGCTGCTGGCGCCGCTGGCGCTGCGCGCCGCGTTTCCCGTGCCGGTCCTGCTGATCAACGTCGCGGGGTCGTTCCTGCTGGGCCTGACGCTGGCGCTGGTGGGCCGGGGCGTGTGGCCGGACGCGGCGCGGCTGGCGTTCGGGACCGGGGTGCTGGGCGCCTTCACGACCTTCAGCACGTTCAGTGTCGAGCTCGACGATCTGCTCGCGCACGGGCGGGGCGGCGCGGCGCTGCTGTACGCGACCCTCAGCGTCACGCTGGGCATCCTGGCGGCCGTGGCGGGCCGCACGCTGGGGGGCCGCCTGTGA